The genomic region TCTCTTAAACACACAAATTaacatatttctttgtttaagGCAGCGTGTGAACTAGGCATGGGGCTGGTATATGCAAAAATTTCACGGTATGGTGGTATTTcaattacagctctaaaatgtttctaaaaggaagaaaaataaagaccggcatgttcatttaacctgaatctgtaatgacagtgtgaggggtcgtgatactctacgctgcagctgcaccacctgagggatttctgaccagcacttcctgtctttaaccagactaaaaacagctcataccttaggaacggtatgacagaacatttggcaTTTCCGGTCatcgtgactttttcatatcacggtataccttgaacacggttatcatcccatgcctagtgtGAACTATATTAAAgctcacttttttaaaatgaggaatAATGTGAAAGTGGACTCAATTTATGCATAATCCATGATAAtgaaagtgcagaaaaatagaaatgcatgGCAAAAATAGAACACACAATATTTTAGAGacaaccccctccctcccccgaAATTCAGGGGAGTATAATGTCTTATTAAGAGGAGCTTCCCTGTAGTTCAAACCTTAGTTTAAGGCTTGGGCAAAATGTTTGTCTTAGCCTGGAGAGATTTCAGAAGAGACACCAACAGTGACAGTTTCTAAatgatttaatgtatttatgagGTTTATATGATATTGTGAGTAATACAAAGCATTTAAAAGATTTTACAAAAACAGATAGATTGGCCAATTCAATAAGTCATTACTTATAGCAGATTTGGAAATTAATACCAAAAGCATTACTATATTGTGaggaaaattttaaaaaatcacaatatgTGATttgcaacaaaaaacaaagcatcaAATAACCTCAAATAAGTAACTCTGCAGAGGAGTGAGACGGGGTGAGGGAGGGCTGCTTTACAGGAGGGCTTTATCCAGAGTTTTCATGATGCTTTGAACCCAGGTGAGATTGGGATCTGCACAGATGTGACGTCCTTTTTTGGTCATCAAACTAAAAGAAAGTAACAACGAAATTTTGAAGGCCTTTTTTATTAAGTAATTCATATAGATTAACACATAGATTCAAACACTTTAAACTGTTTGAAGTGAACTGTATGAAAAgctatttttttaatgagacacagaaaaaaaaatagatgtacAGATGTAGAATAAAAATAGAGCctaatgtaatatatatgtttgtgtgtattgagCACTTACATGACTCCAGTCCACGGGCAGCAGTAATCAGTCATATAGTATGAGGAGATTAATTTTTTGTTCACTCTTCTCGGGTAGAATTTGAAGCAGCACTCATCAGGACCATTTGCATTTGACGAGCTCAAAACACTattgaaaaaagtcaaatacagatgtgtgtatatgtgtgtgtatatatatatatatatatatatatatatatattttttttttttttttaaatcttgaacTTACACAATAAGTGGAGTAATGGCAGGGATGAAATTTTCCACATGGATACACACCTCTTTGTTGGCAAAGGTTAAACTAGTCCAAtatagaagaaagaaataattatGTACAGGTCAAAAGTCAAATAAGGTCAATAAATCAATTTTGAACTTACTTTGAATATAAGTATAATAGCTAACTTTAACTCACATTACGTTAGGTTTGCATTGTGGTGTCACAGATACCAGGTTGATGTCTGACAGCTGGGAAGAGTTGACATCTTTTGGCTGTATACTTGTCCTGTTACACTGACAGTGCTCCTGACATTTGTTGGTCATGTTGGCTGAACTGCTGTTTTCATGCAGTGAGATGTTGCTTTCTCCACATTCTGCagtggaatataaaataatgactaaagtatgaaacagtattttattgtatattaataAGACAAGAAAATTGATGAATTGGTGGTGTATTTGTAGAATAGATGAAGACTGGCCTTGAAAAGTTATGTTGGTATTACTAGTTTCATTAGC from Scomber japonicus isolate fScoJap1 chromosome 22, fScoJap1.pri, whole genome shotgun sequence harbors:
- the LOC128384375 gene encoding uncharacterized protein LOC128384375 — encoded protein: MQWTVQVAMVLLNIAWVLFFLQPHPFSVSVQRRSTDNIKEFCIKLPSDQNWTSTPHSVNITANETSNTNITFQGQSSSILQIDHKFINFLLSDINLVSVTPQCKPNVILTFANKEVCIHVENFIPAITPLIVVLSSSNANGPDECCFKFYPRRVNKKLISSYYMTDYCCPWTGVILMTKKGRHICADPNLTWVQSIMKTLDKALL